Proteins from a genomic interval of Carboxydocella sporoproducens DSM 16521:
- a CDS encoding helix-turn-helix domain-containing protein codes for MTQKQLNRYKVISSLIDGKLSISEAAMSLGLSERQIKRLKKGVMEQGPAFLIHKNTGRKPQHALTDELK; via the coding sequence ATGACACAAAAACAACTAAATAGGTACAAGGTAATTTCTTCCTTAATTGATGGGAAACTATCAATCAGTGAAGCAGCTATGAGCTTAGGTCTAAGTGAACGCCAGATTAAGCGCCTTAAAAAAGGAGTGATGGAACAAGGGCCGGCGTTCCTTATCCATAAAAATACAGGTCGTAAGCCGCAGCATGCGCTCACTGACGAGCTTAAAAG